A region from the Aliarcobacter thereius LMG 24486 genome encodes:
- a CDS encoding FixH family protein, translating to MKSVIKVLLGLFLGLSFLNANAMQEKFNVDGYELELTSKRDLSAGSNEFFAKITKDGKIVNDAQLRVKFFMPEMPGMPYMEHDGEGKFDKDLYKFHINFCMDGTWQYNIRFKTSDGKVQSIKSSVSF from the coding sequence ATGAAAAGTGTAATTAAAGTATTACTAGGACTATTTTTAGGATTGAGTTTCTTAAATGCAAATGCTATGCAAGAGAAGTTTAATGTAGATGGATATGAACTTGAACTTACAAGTAAAAGAGATTTAAGTGCAGGAAGCAACGAGTTTTTTGCAAAAATCACAAAAGATGGGAAAATTGTTAATGATGCTCAATTAAGAGTAAAGTTCTTTATGCCAGAGATGCCAGGAATGCCATATATGGAACATGATGGAGAAGGAAAATTTGATAAAGATTTATACAAATTTCATATTAATTTTTGTATGGATGGAACATGGCAATATAATATTAGATTTAAAACATCTGATGGGAAAGTTCAATCAATTAAAAGTAGTGTGAGTTTCTAA
- a CDS encoding TolC family protein, translated as MKKIVLALFIICNFIYALTIDEIVSKSLEQNYDIRSLENSIEIASKELSRVKKWQNPVLGFSLNNISLHKDDNAMKMNKEYGVSLSQTIPIGSKLSLEKDIAQKDEEIKKLELEDKKLELESKIYQYSYTILVLENKRELLNEYQKNLQRVKDQYLKMYESDKVTFNELLNSEISNYDVEVLQNELENQISNLYLNLELITYLNVDKIEDNIALKEIDDSLLKDFQTNHPKIEILRVESTKQNSYSKLEDAKKFSELTLSLEYMQDDEQNWANVMINFPLPIYNTENINKLKAKINSSEIKNKEQSQVHNLKLQNKILLNNIELSRKNLALLQEEIIPKKIKLQKVLEEFVAYSKLSFGDNLKNLNELISYELKANEELAKYFENYSELIYYSNKGIK; from the coding sequence ATGAAAAAAATAGTTTTGGCTCTTTTTATCATATGTAATTTTATCTATGCTCTAACAATAGATGAGATAGTTTCTAAATCTTTAGAACAAAATTACGATATAAGAAGTTTGGAAAATTCAATTGAGATTGCTTCAAAAGAGCTAAGCAGAGTTAAAAAATGGCAAAACCCAGTTCTTGGGTTTTCGCTAAATAACATTAGCTTACATAAAGATGATAATGCAATGAAAATGAATAAAGAGTATGGAGTTAGTCTATCTCAAACAATTCCAATAGGAAGTAAGCTATCTTTAGAAAAAGATATAGCACAAAAAGATGAAGAGATAAAGAAACTTGAGCTTGAAGATAAAAAGTTGGAACTAGAATCAAAGATATATCAATACTCTTATACAATTTTAGTTTTAGAAAATAAAAGAGAGTTATTAAATGAGTATCAAAAAAACCTTCAAAGAGTAAAAGATCAATATTTAAAAATGTATGAAAGTGATAAAGTGACTTTTAATGAGCTATTAAATAGTGAAATTTCAAATTATGATGTTGAAGTTTTACAAAATGAGTTAGAGAATCAGATATCAAATTTGTATTTAAATTTGGAATTAATTACATATTTAAATGTGGATAAAATTGAAGATAATATAGCTTTAAAAGAGATAGATGATAGTTTATTAAAAGATTTCCAAACGAATCATCCTAAAATAGAGATACTAAGAGTTGAAAGTACAAAACAAAATAGCTATTCAAAACTAGAAGATGCGAAAAAGTTTTCAGAACTAACTCTTAGTTTAGAATATATGCAAGATGATGAACAAAACTGGGCGAATGTTATGATTAATTTTCCTCTTCCTATATATAACACAGAAAATATCAATAAATTAAAAGCAAAAATAAACTCAAGTGAGATAAAAAATAAAGAGCAGAGTCAAGTTCATAATTTAAAGTTACAAAATAAGATTTTACTAAATAATATAGAATTATCAAGAAAGAATTTAGCTCTTTTACAAGAAGAGATAATTCCAAAGAAGATTAAACTTCAAAAAGTATTAGAAGAGTTTGTGGCTTATTCAAAACTTAGTTTTGGTGATAATTTAAAGAATTTAAATGAATTAATCTCTTATGAATTAAAAGCAAATGAAGAGTTAGCAAAATATTTCGAAAATTATAGTGAACTTATTTATTATTCAAACAAAGGTATAAAATGA